The Setaria italica strain Yugu1 chromosome IX, Setaria_italica_v2.0, whole genome shotgun sequence genome has a window encoding:
- the LOC101777585 gene encoding uncharacterized protein LOC101777585, whose translation MARDVPLVVQGVISATEPSSNLAHFLLPRAERGRLPAPPSPPCNVRPIRHGELQVEFKGWPVAPDLWKVWVDKLRARHEPLWRDAGILHAILATTCWVGRDDGTLLQLAAFWSGDTNTFVFPWGEATVTLEDVAVLAGLPLRGEPVCKKLYGSARGDVDALEDVRSSLCQSSWNAKPSHAAWAKHFSELPPEDEFEVLEHEGFLAMWLSLFVLPVPPSDEVRPEVLPVAARLARGGTVALAPAALASIYADLSALRRHVVSSGERQPFAAWAPLDILQLWVWERFPELRPEAAARSTPPRDAPRAVRRWHDAHKVFDPRYVHAVLMSPAKFEWAPYGSSGFAPPPGSYGRRDIARRTELLLFAHCLRACEMVGMNSIEQYRPHRVARQLGFDQDVPGAVARANSNQFSAWATYKIGLVKFSFIVPSNEPAVTAEYEQWWEPCSRACATAVAEAARMKVSILTQIAGDVNGMMPGWVRNAAKRSTLRRGKKVSQGSSGAAATLMSAVDEPSASVAEKERSKSLQQQSQEEAPQPVTMPDEQNSISEQAQVLAHHLVKQTQFGATTSSLLKPSEERRPVSTGNNEPAAAPEDLTLQQEPADGVAAVRTNAGLLPGPTEETRTRAVTVEMGNGEISSSDPVLEVDRVQKYCVSDLAAALKNITLQQEPADPLAAVTTDAGLLQEPTEETRTRAVTVEMGNGEISSSDPVLEHIHRVSELAAALKNITLQQKPADTVATVRTDADLLQEPTDETRTRAVTSEMSKRALKGKFSSLEGNNKGTNNNVSSPNQQMECAESNNKSSGNGGTSSSRLAGENTAPDSTEVCTKTLYYLRRSDRTEDAWANDANRNADFFHPKRAVGTMEMIEKASAIRQAESSKLRETIMKQMEEIRALEAAEKQERRNLKK comes from the exons ATGGCCAGGGACGTGCCGCTCGTGGTTCAAGGAGTCATCTCGGCCACCGAACCCTCCAGCAACCTGGCTCACTTCCTCCTGCCCCGCGCAGAACGCGGCCGTCTCCCGgccccgccctcgccgccctgCAACGTCCGCCCCATCCGCCACGGCGAGCTCCAGGTGGAGTTCAAGGGCTGGCCCGTGGCCCCGGACCTGTGGAAGGTGTGGGTGGACAAGCTCCGGGCGCGGCACGAGCCCCTGTGGCGGGATGCCGGCATCCTCCACGCCATCCTCGCGACGACGTGCTGGGTGGGGCGGGACGACGGCACGCTGCTCCAGCTCGCCGCGTTCTGGTCCGGCGACACCAACACCTTCGTCTTCCCCTGGGGCGAGGCCACGGTGACGCTGGAGGACGTGGCCGTGCTCGCGGGCCTCCCCCTGCGCGGCGAGCCCGTGTGCAAGAAGCTCTATGGCTCGGCGCGCGGGGACGTCGACGCGCTGGAGGACGTGCGCTCCTCCCTGTGCCAGAGCAGCTGGAACGCCAAGCCCAGCCACGCCGCCTGGGCGAAGCACTTCTCCGAGCTCCCGCCGGAGGATGAGTTCGAGGTGCTCGAGCACGAGGGGTTCCTGGCCATGTGGCTGTCCCTCTTCGTGCTCCCGGTGCCGCCGTCAGACGAGGTCCGCCCGGAGGTGCTCCCCGTCGCGGCGAGGCTGGCGCGCGGCGGGACCGTggcgctcgcccccgccgcgctCGCCAGCATCTACGCCGACCTCTCCGCGCTCAGGCGCCACGTCGTCAGCTCGGGCGAGAGGCAGCCGTTCGCGGCGTGGGCGCCGCTGGACATCCTCCAGCTGTGGGTCTGGGAGCGCTTCCCCGAGCTAcgcccggaggcggcggcgaggagcaccCCTCCCCGCGACGCGCCGAGGGCTGTCCGCCGCTGGCACGACGCCCACAAGGTGTTCGACCCCAGGTACGTCCACGCGGTGCTCATGTCGCCGGCGAAGTTCGAGTGGGCGCCCTACGGGAGCAGCGGCTTCGCTCCGCCGCCCGGGAGCTACGGCCGCCGGGACATTGCGAGACGCACCGAGCTCCTATTGTTTGCGCATTGCTTGCGAGCTTGCGAGATGGTGGGCATGAACAGCATAGAGCAATACCGCCCGCACCGCGTGGCGAGGCAGCTGGGGTTCGATCAGGACGTGCCGGGAGCTGTTGCCCGCGCTAACTCGAATCAGTTTTCTGCGTGGGCAACGTACAAGATAGGGCTTGTGAAATTTTCCTTCATTGTTCCGAGCAACGAGCCGGCGGTGACCGCCGAGTATGAGCAGTGGTGGGAGCCTTGCTCCAGGGCatgcgccaccgccgtcgctgAAGCTGCAAGGATGAAAGTTTCTATACTGACGCAAATTGCTGGGGATGTGAATGGTATGATGCCAGGATGGGTTCGGAATGCTGCGAAGAGATCAACCTTAAGGAGAGGGAAAAAGGTTTCGCAAGGTTCATCAGGTGCTGCCGCAACATTGATGAGTGCAGTCGATGAACCTAGTGCATCGGTTGCTGAAAAGGAACGATCCAAATCTCTCCAGCAACAAAGTCAAGAGGAAGCACCACAGCCTGTTACCATGCCTGATGAACAGAATAGCATTTCAGAACAAGCTCAAGTGCTGGCGCATCACCTTGTCAAGCAAACGCAATTTGGAGCTACAACATCCTCATTACTCAAGCCAAGTGAGGAAAGGCGGCCGGTCAGCACTGGAAACAAtgagcctgctgctgctccagaGGATCTCACTCTTCAACAAGAACCAGCTGATGGTGTTGCCGCTGTTAGAACAAATGCTGGTCTCTTACCAGGACCAACTGAGGAAACCCGGACTCGCGCTGTTACAGTAGAGATGG gAAATGGTGAGATATCCTCAAGCGACCCGGTTTTGGAGGTTGATAGGGTGCAAAAATATTGTGTTTCTGATCTTGCTGCTGCTCTGAAGAATATAACTCTTCAACAAGAACCAGCTGACCCTCTTGCTGCTGTTACAACGGATGCTGGTCTCTTGCAAGAACCAACCGAAGAAACCCGGACTCGTGCTGTTACAGTAGAGATGG GAAATGGTGAGATTTCCTCTAGCGACCCGGTTTTGGAGCATATACATCGTGTttctgagcttgctgctgctCTGAAGAATATCACTCTTCAACAAAAACCAGCTGACACAGTTGCTACTGTTAGAACAGATGCTGATCTCTTACAAGAACCAACCGATGAAACCCGGACTCGTGCTGTTACAAGCGAGATGTCCAAGAGAGCGCTCAAGGGAAAGTTTTCTTCACTGGAAGGTAATAACAAAGGAACTAATAACAATGTCTCATCACCAAACCAGCAGATGGAGTGTGCAGAATCCAATAACAAGAGTTCAG GAAATGGTGGGACGTCCTCTAGCAGGCTGGCAGGTGAAAATACGGCTCCGGATAGCACTGAAGTTTGTACTAAAACACTCTATTATCTTCGTCGGTCGGATCGGACTGAAGATGCTTGGGCCAACGATGCAAATCGCAATGCTGATTTCTTTCATCCGAAGCGAGCGGTTGGGACGATGGAAATGATCGAGAAGGCATCAGCAATTCGACAGGCTGAAAGTTCTAAGTTGAGGGAAACAATTATGAAACAGATGGAAGAGATTCGGGCGCTAGAGGCGGCAGAGAAACAGGAGCGGCGCAAtcttaaaaaataa
- the LOC101771727 gene encoding transcription factor SOX-4, with protein MAAPAPVEVGAQGTVGSLVLREVEYFRRADVAGGGNHGKKSSSKDAASGGGGGGGSPRGSSSGKKQKKKGGGVGNGSFLPRMCSSAEVADSPGGGRRERPARIRYRPLREEGDALAHED; from the coding sequence atggcggcgccggcgccggtggaggTCGGCGCGCAGGGCACGGTGGGCTCGCTGGTGCTCCGGGAGGTCGAGTACTTCCGGAGGGcggacgtcgccggcggcggcaaccacGGCAAGAAGAGCAGCAGCAAGGATGCAgccagtggtggtggtggcggcggcggcagcccccggggcagcagcagcggcaagaagcagaagaagaagggtggtGGTGTAGGCAACGGGTCGTTCTTGCCGAGGATGTGCTCgtcggcggaggtggcggattcccccggcggcggccggagggagCGGCCCGCGAGGATCCGGTACCGGCCTCTGCGGGAGGAAGGGGACGCTCTGGCTCACGAGGACTAG
- the LOC101772538 gene encoding uncharacterized protein LOC101772538, with the protein MPAPPAPAPPSASWRSAAWRRHASPAAAASSSSTPKSLLLILPVLLLLLFALSRAPDLTFSSTSTSADAADSSSSSVEEQLLGLPHSFPLHGRPFDCYASPQASPVVANLVEGVPHPFFYSLADMGALPDHPHKNIARLLKGKRFRKPDISETIQELLAGEVGRGGPSSGVVVDVGANVGMASFAAAVMGFRVVAFEPVFENLQRICDGVYLNRVQDRLVVYHAAASDRLGNITMHKVIGRLDNSAISATGAKLAFKSNEGIAVVVSTIPLDEVIPDTERVLMIKIDVQGWEYHVLRGASKLLSRTRDEAPYLIYEEDERLLQASNTSTQEIRAFLSSVGYNDCTRRGTDAHCTKE; encoded by the exons atgccggcgccgcccgccccggcgccgcccaGCGCGTCGTGGCGCTCCGCTGCGTGGCGCCGGCACGccagccccgcggcggcggcgtcctcctcctccactcccaAATCCCTCCTGCTTATCCTCCCagtcctgctgctcctcctcttcgCGCTCTCCAGAGCCCCGGATCTCACCTTCTCcagcacctccacctccgccgacgccgccgactcctcctcctcctccgttgAGGAGCAGCTACTGGGATTACCGCACTCCTTCCCCCTCCACGGCCGCCCCTTCGACTGCTACGCCTCGCCGCAGGCCTCCCCGGTCGTCGCCAACCTCGTGGAGGGCGTGCCGCACCCCTTCTTCTACTCGCTCGCCGACATGGGAGCTCTCCCCGACCACCCCCACAAGAACATCGCGCGCCTCCTCAAGGGCAAGCGGTTCCGCAAGCCCGACATCTCCGAGACCATCCAGGAGCTGCTCGCCGGGGAGGTGGGGAGGGGCGGGCCGTCCAGCGGGGTCGTGGTCGACGTGGGGGCCAATGTCGGCATGGCGTCGTTCGCGGCCGCCGTGATGGGGTTCCGGGTGGTGGCGTTCGAGCCCGTGTTCGAGAACCTGCAGCGGATTTGCGACGGGGTGTACCTCAACCGGGTGCAGGACCGTCTTGTGGTGTATCACGCCGCGGCTTCAGATCGACTTGGGAACATCACTATGCATAAG GTGATTGGCCGACTTGACAACAGTGCTATTTCTGCAACTGGTGCAAAGTTAGCATTCAAGTCTAATGAAGGAATTGCTGTTGTGGTTTCCACAATTCCATTGGATGAAGTCATTCCAGATACTGAGCGAGTTCTTATGATCAAAATTGATGTTCAAGGTTGGGAATACCATGTATTGAGAGGTGCATCGAAATTGCTTTCAAGGACAAGAGATGAAGCTCCCTATCTTATATATGAAGAAGATGAACGCCTGCTGCAGGCAAGCAACACCAGCACACAGGAGATAAGGGCATTTCTCTCTAGTGTTGGTTACAATGATTGTACACGGCGTGGCACTGATGCTCACTGTACAAAAGAATAG
- the LOC101773081 gene encoding putative disease resistance protein At3g14460, which translates to MDISSYLAIGGWFIQVIFDKYLSYKLQRWAVNCGIDHELDRLRVALLRTQSVLHGTELAPTLSHSSLPWMRELRDCMYHAEDLLDKLEYNRLHHEMEESSANGSSSSPISTFMHSRFRNQGAPASSPEPCWDRSTKVKNEMVNLLERIEQVASGVSEALSLPRSIRSNNCNTMTSSIIHGKIIGRDFKSQQLVTALTSSQDENPVSVVSIVGVGGIGKTALAQHVYNDTRITENFNVRMWISVTYLFDELRITKEMLESASSSRFRHDGTTNFNRLQVALTARLASKRFLLVLDDVWNNDNITIAIEQENWQKLLAPLKGGAKGSKILLTTRSRMVAEMLQSSYIICLEALLVNDCWSLIKSCMFDETSHNINSQLENIGRKIAETLSGLPLAAKVVARHLKCKHSVDEWKQVLQRNAVWEEIMPILRTSYDNLPPHLKQCFAYCSIFPRGWEFEAEQLILQWIAQGCRRMEDIGKEYINDLCNKSFFAIQKKEFVSYYVMPPVIYELAKAVATEECFRIGDDEWTRIPSSVRHLLQAWKIAFQNEQLG; encoded by the exons ATGGACATCTCCAGCTACCTGGCTATAGGTGGCTGGTTCATCCAGGTTATCTTCGACAAGTATCTTTCCTACAAGCTCCAGAGGTGGGCAGTCAACTGTGGCATCGACCATGAGCTAGACAGGCTTCGTGTTGCTTTGCTTCGCACACAGTCAGTTCTCCATGGAACTGAGCTGGCGCCCACACTCTCCCACAGCTCTCTTCCATGGATGCGGGAGCTCCGAGATTGCATGTATCATGCAGAAGATCTCCTAGACAAGCTTGAGTACAACCGCCTCCACCATGAAATGGAAGAATCAAGTGCAAATGGGAGCAGCAGTAGCCCAATCAGCACCTTCATGCATTCCCGGTTTCGCAACCAAGGTGCCCCAGCTTCTAGCCCGGAGCCATGTTGGGATAGATCAACCAAGGTAAAGAATGAGATGGTAAATCTATTGGAGCGTATTGAGCAGGTTGCAAGTGGAGTTAGTGAAGCACTCAGCCTACCCAGGAGCATCAGGAGCAACAATTGCAACACCATGACTAGCTCAATAATCCATGGGAAAATCATTGGGCGGGACTTCAAATCCCAACAGTTGGTAACCGCTCTAACAAGCTCTCAGGATGAGAATCCAGTCTCTGTTGTCTCTATTGTTGGGGTAGGTGGCATAGGCAAGACTGCTCTAGCACAGCATGTGTACAACGACACTAGAATAACTGAGAACTTTAATGTGAGAATGTGGATCTCTGTTACTTATCTCTTTGACGAGTTGAGGATCACAAAAGAAATGCTGGAGTCAGCTTCCAGCAGTCGGTTTAGGCATGATGGCACAACAAATTTCAATAGACTTCAAGTGGCGCTGACGGCAAGGCTTGCTTCAAAACGGTTCCTCCTTGTCTTAGATGATGTTTGGAACAATGACAACATTACAATAGCAATAGAACAAGAGAACTGGCAGAAGCTGCTAGCCCCCCTAAAGGGTGGAGCAAAGGGGAGCAAGATACTTCTGACAACTCGGTCACGTATGGTGGCTGAGATGTTGCAATCGTCCTATATAATTTGTTTGGAGGCCTTGCTAGTTAATGACTGTTGGTCCCTGATAAAGTCTTGTATGTTTGATGAGACAAGCCACAACATCAACTCACAATTGGAGAACATCGGAAGGAAAATCGCTGAGACACTCAGTGGTCTTCCTCTTGCTGCAAAGGTTGTAGCTAGACACCTGAAATGTAAACACAGTGTAGATGAGTGGAAACAGGTCTTGCAGAGAAATGCAGTATGGGAGGAAATCATGCCAATTCTAAGGACAAGTTATGACAATCTGCCACCACACCTAAAACAGTGCTTTGCATATTGCAGCATCTTCCCCAGGGGCTGGGAATTTGAAGCTGAGCAGCTGATTCTCCAGTGGATAGCACAAGGTTGCAGGAGAATGGAGGACATTGGGAAGGAATACATAAATGATCTGTGCAATAAGTCCTTCTTCGCAATTCAGAAGAAAGAATTTGTCAGCTATTATGTGATGCCTCCTGTAATTTATGAGCTTGCAAAAGCAGTTGCAACAGAAGAATGCTTCAGAATAGGAGATGATGAATGGACAAGAATCCCATCATCAGTACGCCATCT GTTGCAGGCTTGGAAAATTGCCTTCCAGAATGAACAACTTGGTTAA
- the LOC101776764 gene encoding la-related protein 6C, whose product MAQDGGERSSKASAGSSSGCSTPFRFNVHAREFVPVSPAASPMGASALAAVGYYSPFLQLPSGSGGGGGLGAVDWNFFAEPDPTFFLPDFGHAEIAGAAGITGHPKGASPADIAHKIIKQVEYQFSDTNLVANDFLTKIMNKDPEGYVPLSVISSWKKIKAMGVTNQLLVRALRTSEKLVVSDDGRRVRRAQPFTERHKEELQSRMVIAENFPDDSTRNSLEKIFGVIGSVKNIRICHPQEPSSARSSKSDANALLVSNKLHALIEYETSQQAERAVYRLNDGRNWRKGLRVRAVLRRSPKSVTRLKRLDLDHLAASDEERSPDSPTAAAHLPDHSQEDQHAAGSKKPWGSGRGRQHAGANAAPQTTHSTAGAAWHLDSFAASPRHAPQGPRMPDGTRGFNMGRGRPSPAVAAAAAAVRVV is encoded by the exons ATGGCGCAAGACGGTGGTGAGAGGTCCAGTAAGGCGTCGGCGGGCAGCAGCAGTGGCTGCTCCACGCCGTTCCGGTTCAACGTGCACGCGCGGGAGTTCGTGCCGGTGTCGCCGGCGGCCAGCCCCATGGGCGCCAGCGCTCTGGCGGCCGTCGGCTACTACTCGCCATTCTTGCAGCTgcccagcggcagcggcggtggcggcgggctaGGCGCGGTGGACTGGAACTTCTTTGCCGAGCCGGACCCCACGTTCTTTCTGCCGGACTTTGGACACGCCGAGATAGCCGGTGCTGCCGGCATCACCGGACACCCCAAGGGCGCAAGTCCGGCCGACATCGCACACAAGATTATCAAGCAG GTTGAGTACCAATTCAGCGACACTAATTTGGTTGCTAATGATTTCTTGACGAAGATTATGAACAAGGATCCTGAGGGCTATG TTCCTTTGTCTGTTATCTCATCCTGGAAGAAGATCAAGGCTATGGGGGTGACAAACCAACTGCTGGTTAGGGCTCTTCGGACCTCCGAAAAGCTC GTTGTCAGCGACGACGGCAGGAGAGTGCGACGGGCGCAGCCATTCACCGAGAGGCACAAAGAAGAGCTGCAG TCCCGGATGGTCATCGCGGAGAATTTTCCAGATGATTCCACGAGGAACAGCCTCGAGAAGATCTTCGGTGTCATTGGCAG TGTGAAGAACATCAGAATCTGTCATCCGCAAGAGCCCAGCTCTGCAAGATCTTCAAAGTCTGACGCAAACGCATTGCTAGTCAGTAACAAG TTGCATGCCCTTATAGAGTACGAGACCTCGCAGCAAGCCGAGAGAGCA GTGTACAGGTTGAACGATGGGAGAAACTGGAGGAAGGGCCTCCGCGTGCGCGCGGTGCTGCGACGATCG CCCAAGTCAGTAACACGTCTGAAGCGGCTGGACTTGGAccacctcgccgcctccgacgaGGAGCGCTCGCCGGACTCCCCGACGGCAGCGGCGCACTTGCCTGACCATAGC CAGGAGGACCAGCACGCCGCCGGCTCCAAGAAGCCTTGGGGCAGCGGCCGGGGCAGGCAGCACGCTGGCGCCAACGCGGCGCCGCAGACAACGCACTCCACCGCGGGCGCGGCCTGGCATTTGGATTCCTTCGCGGCGAGCCCCCGGCACGCGCCGCAGGGGCCGAGGATGCCCGACGGCACGCGCGGGTTCAACATGGGGCGGGGCAGGCCGTCGCCGGCCGTggcagcggctgctgctgctgtccgggTCGTGTAG
- the LOC101772132 gene encoding aldose 1-epimerase: protein MEQLVGVHHHHHHHHSLSPRTPRTPTRAQPQPQPLLHHLPSNRFRDLQPQIHPAAARVLRATPPFFLVLLAAVYLLASVTIFSAPTPLLRLSGTAPRPLLLSMPAPPPAPELFELRGGRIRVRLTNVGAAVTSLLVPDKKGVLADVVLGFDTLDPYLNGTSPYFGCIVGRVANRIKNGKFTLNGVQHNLSINNPPNTLHGGFKGFDKSIWEVAEYNKGDNPSITFKYHSKDGEEGYPGDVSVTARYSILPSATLKLEMEATPLNKATPISLAQHTYWNLAGHNSGDVLPHSVQIWGSKITPVDQTSIPTGEFMPVSGTPFDFLTGNRIGSRIDQVPGGYDHNYVLDSGELRLGLRHVAKVVDPSSLRVLDIWADAPGVQFYTGNFLHGIVGKGGVVYGKHAGFCLETQGFPNAVNQPNFPSIVIRPGEKYQHTMLFEFSTE from the exons ATGGAGCAGCTGGTGGGAGttcaccatcaccaccaccaccatcactcCCTCTCCCCTCGGACCCCTCGCACCCCGACccgcgcgcagccgcagccgcagccgctcctccaccacctcccgtCCAACCGCTTCCGGGATCTCCAGCCCCAGATTCACCCCGCGGCCGCCAGGgtcctccgcgccaccccgcccttcttcctcgtcctcctcgccgccgtctacCTCCTCGCCTCCGTCACCATCTTCTCCGCCCCCACGCCGCTGCTCCGCCTCAGCGGGACCGCTCCCAGGccgctcctcctctccatgccggcgccgccgcccgcgccggagctCTTCGAGCTCCGCGGCGGGAGGATTCGGGTCCGCCTCACCAATGTCGGCGCCGCCGTCACCTCGCTCCTCGTCCCGGACAAGAAAG GGGTTCTCGCTGATGTGGTGCTTGGATTCGACACTCTGGATCCGTATCTG AATGGAACGTCACCTTACTTTGGCTGCATTGTTGGTCGAGTTGCAAATAGGATCAAGAATGGAAAGTTCACTCTAAATGGGGTGCAGCATAATCTGAGTATCAACAACCCACCAAACACTCTTCATG GTGGATTTAAAGGGTTTGACAAAAGTATATGGGAAGTTGCTGAGTATAACAAAGGGGACAACCCTTCAATCACCTTTAAGTATCATAGTAAAGATGGAGAGGAAG GTTACCCAGGTGATGTTTCTGTTACTGCCAGATATTCCATTCTTCCAAGTGCAACACTGAAGCTTGAGATGGAAGCCACACCATTGAACAAGGCCACACCCATCAGTTTAGCACAGCACACCTATTGGAACCTTGCAGGCCACAACTCAGGAGATGTGCTTCCACACTCGGTCCAGATATGGGGCTCTAAGATAACACCAGTAGATCAAACCTCAATACCTACAGGCGAGTTCATGCCAGTAAGCGGCACTCCCTTTGATTTTCTGACTGGGAACAGGATCGGAAGCAGAATTGATCAGGTCCCTGGTGGTTATGATCACAATTACGTGCTTGACTCTGGTGAACTGAGGTTAGGCTTGCGACATGTGGCAAAAGTGGTAGACCCGTCAAGCTTGAGGGTCCTAGACATTTGGGCAGATGCACCTGGAGTGCAGTTCTACACTGGAAATTTTCTTCATGGCATTGTGGGCAAAGGAGGTGTGGTTTATGGGAAGCATGCTGGCTTCTGCCTTGAGACGCAAGGCTTCCCAAACGCTGTTAATCAACCTAATTTTCCATCAATTGTCATTCGCCCTGGTGAGAAGTACCAGCATACGATGCTGTTTGAGTTCTCTACTGAGTGA